In Candidatus Hydrogenedentota bacterium, a single window of DNA contains:
- a CDS encoding acetylxylan esterase has product MRKIPLALVATTLLALSTSPTEFPAFDALPVQTALPDAFTMMDGTKITTAQEWTEKRRPELIELFKHYVYGFAPDAPEIEVSETVPPQPLLEGKGLLKQLTIRFKNLPGENAPRIRLALFLPAAATGPVPVFLAPNKCGNYEVLRDSAIQYDPATWCPDNCPDPETEGRGANEDYWCVSSILDRGYAFATYHDSDIDPDKHDFTDGIHAAYAAEHPISGESWGTIAAWSWGLSRCIDYLVTDPAINPAQVAVIGHSRRGKTALLTAALDERVALVVPHQSGTGGMALSRDNDQETTERINRVFPHWFCDNFVQFDLKEDKLPIDQHLLVALVAPRPLLDTEGLQDTWANGKSALKSIMAANRVYKLLGAQGIKGGGMIQGPAKLTRENTGNLLQYRLNTVHVLTQEYWNAILDFADIQFGRS; this is encoded by the coding sequence ATGCGTAAGATCCCGTTGGCTCTGGTCGCCACAACCCTGTTGGCCCTTTCCACATCCCCGACCGAGTTCCCCGCCTTCGACGCCCTGCCGGTACAGACCGCGCTTCCAGACGCCTTCACCATGATGGACGGTACAAAAATCACCACGGCGCAAGAATGGACCGAGAAGCGCCGTCCCGAATTGATCGAACTCTTCAAGCACTATGTCTACGGATTCGCCCCCGATGCGCCGGAAATTGAAGTCTCCGAGACCGTGCCGCCCCAACCCCTCCTGGAGGGAAAAGGCCTGCTGAAGCAACTCACCATCCGCTTCAAGAATCTGCCGGGTGAAAATGCCCCGCGCATTCGCCTGGCCCTGTTTCTGCCCGCGGCGGCCACGGGGCCCGTGCCGGTATTTCTCGCGCCGAACAAGTGCGGCAACTACGAGGTGCTGCGCGATTCCGCCATCCAGTACGACCCCGCCACGTGGTGTCCGGATAACTGCCCGGACCCCGAAACCGAAGGCCGCGGGGCCAATGAAGACTACTGGTGCGTGAGTTCCATCCTCGATCGCGGCTACGCCTTCGCTACCTATCACGACAGCGACATCGATCCGGACAAGCACGACTTCACCGATGGCATCCACGCCGCCTATGCGGCCGAGCACCCGATTTCGGGCGAGAGTTGGGGCACCATCGCCGCGTGGTCCTGGGGCCTGAGCCGCTGCATTGACTATCTCGTCACTGATCCTGCGATCAACCCCGCGCAGGTGGCCGTGATCGGCCATTCGCGCCGAGGCAAGACCGCGTTGCTTACCGCCGCCCTGGACGAGCGTGTCGCCCTCGTGGTGCCCCACCAGTCGGGCACGGGCGGCATGGCCTTGAGCCGGGACAACGATCAGGAAACGACCGAGCGCATCAACCGTGTCTTCCCCCACTGGTTCTGCGACAATTTCGTTCAATTCGATCTGAAGGAAGACAAGCTGCCCATCGATCAGCACCTGCTGGTGGCGCTGGTGGCGCCCCGTCCACTGCTGGACACCGAAGGGCTTCAGGACACCTGGGCCAACGGAAAAAGCGCGCTGAAGAGCATCATGGCCGCGAACCGCGTCTACAAACTGCTCGGCGCGCAAGGCATCAAGGGCGGCGGCATGATCCAGGGTCCCGCAAAGCTCACGAGGGAGAACACAGGAAATCTGCTCCAGTATCGGCTGAACACGGTCCATGTGCTCACGCAGGAATACTGGAACGCCATCCTCGATTTTGCCGACATCCAGTTCGGGCGGAGCTAA
- a CDS encoding VanZ family protein gives MKPRYYVAALAYCCFIFWLSNQSMPPGSGFKIPHLDKMAHFVLFGGLAAVVSVGLHRSGKPHPSWVYHVAPAMAVFTYGAFDECHQYFVPLRSPDVVDLIMDVSGAIAAQEFLRAWFRGGRWGALPQPDET, from the coding sequence TTGAAACCACGCTACTATGTGGCCGCGCTGGCCTATTGCTGCTTCATATTCTGGCTGTCGAACCAGAGCATGCCGCCCGGCTCGGGTTTCAAAATCCCTCATCTGGATAAGATGGCCCATTTCGTCCTTTTCGGGGGACTGGCGGCTGTGGTTTCCGTGGGGTTGCACCGATCGGGCAAGCCCCATCCCTCCTGGGTGTATCATGTGGCCCCCGCGATGGCGGTGTTCACCTACGGCGCCTTCGACGAGTGCCATCAGTACTTTGTGCCGCTCCGGTCGCCGGACGTGGTGGACCTCATCATGGATGTTTCGGGCGCGATAGCGGCGCAGGAGTTTCTGCGAGCGTGGTTTCGGGGTGGGCGCTGGGGGGCGCTGCCCCAGCCGGATGAAACCTGA
- a CDS encoding spondin domain-containing protein, protein MRTPKLSAFILFLAPAVLCGCPEEGEDLRRYAIEVRNISNHPMSPVVAAAHVPEVALWEEGQHAGPGIGGLATAGELSALIDDFQARGGVTEVAYTVLPLPAMGLVVPRFGVHAGSGPDLTDTQTLEIDAVPGDVLSLAGGLLGTNDGFWGVDRAVLPESGSAVYFAFGYDAGIEENNELEAFINDDASRLGPEPIPGDEPDDEVEDDNRSLATAPPNGIRRHDGVLGVGDVPASYDFDDVILRIEVTRVPLTEE, encoded by the coding sequence GTGCGTACGCCCAAGCTATCAGCCTTCATCCTGTTCCTTGCTCCCGCTGTTCTGTGCGGATGTCCCGAGGAAGGGGAGGATCTGCGTCGCTACGCCATTGAGGTGCGGAATATCAGCAATCACCCCATGAGTCCCGTGGTGGCGGCGGCCCATGTGCCGGAGGTGGCCCTATGGGAGGAGGGACAGCACGCGGGACCGGGCATTGGCGGTCTGGCGACGGCGGGTGAATTGAGCGCCTTAATCGACGATTTTCAGGCGCGCGGTGGTGTGACGGAGGTGGCCTATACGGTTCTTCCCCTGCCCGCCATGGGGCTTGTGGTGCCCCGATTTGGTGTCCATGCCGGTTCGGGCCCCGATCTGACCGATACCCAGACCCTGGAAATCGATGCGGTCCCGGGGGATGTCCTTTCTCTGGCCGGGGGGCTCCTGGGAACGAATGACGGCTTCTGGGGCGTTGATCGCGCCGTGCTCCCGGAATCGGGTTCGGCGGTCTATTTCGCCTTTGGCTACGATGCCGGTATTGAAGAAAACAACGAACTGGAAGCCTTTATCAACGACGACGCCTCCCGCCTGGGCCCGGAGCCGATTCCCGGCGATGAGCCCGACGACGAGGTGGAAGACGATAATCGCAGTCTGGCCACGGCGCCCCCCAACGGCATTCGCCGCCACGACGGCGTGCTCGGTGTGGGGGATGTGCCGGCGTCTTATGACTTTGATGACGTAATCCTTCGGATAGAAGTGACCCGGGTGCCCCTGACGGAAGAATGA
- the pyrR gene encoding bifunctional pyr operon transcriptional regulator/uracil phosphoribosyltransferase PyrR, whose protein sequence is MTDIKPREADATVVMDGSAMAETLRRLAREIVNDNPELERLALLGILRRGRPLADRLAGLIGKMTGVTPPVGSLATTLYRDDYRGGLSSPKSKGSTHFDFNVDDRTILLVDDVLAAGRTIRAAMDEVMDYGRPRRIQLACLVDRGGRELPIQADYLGHSMATDPSEWVTARLVEIDGEDAVLLTRPEPEPEGA, encoded by the coding sequence ATGACGGATATAAAGCCACGGGAAGCGGATGCCACGGTCGTCATGGACGGCTCGGCAATGGCCGAGACGCTGCGGCGTCTGGCCCGGGAGATTGTGAACGACAACCCCGAACTGGAGCGCCTGGCCTTGCTGGGCATTTTGCGGCGGGGCCGTCCACTGGCCGACCGGCTGGCGGGCCTTATCGGCAAGATGACGGGCGTCACGCCTCCGGTGGGCTCCCTCGCCACGACGCTCTATCGCGACGACTATCGCGGCGGACTGAGTTCTCCAAAGTCCAAGGGCAGCACCCACTTCGATTTCAACGTGGACGACCGCACGATTCTGCTGGTGGACGATGTGCTGGCGGCGGGCCGCACCATACGCGCGGCGATGGACGAGGTCATGGACTATGGCCGCCCGCGCCGCATCCAGTTGGCTTGCCTGGTGGATCGGGGCGGGCGCGAATTGCCCATCCAGGCGGATTATCTGGGCCATTCCATGGCCACCGACCCGAGCGAATGGGTGACGGCGCGCCTGGTGGAGATCGACGGGGAGGATGCCGTGTTGCTGACGCGCCCCGAGCCTGAACCGGAAGGAGCGTGA
- a CDS encoding PBP1A family penicillin-binding protein — MADKASEKEHRGTVNRGCAGLFFFLMLIMGGAWGAGLGVFVWVLEDAKTTIEALEEFRPNIGSKVYSSDGVMLGQFTIEERQLVPLNEMPLHLVKAFLATEDHTFYAHKGVRPDAILNAAFQGLQTGNFRGASTITQQVVRNIEDLSVGKEVTPERKIREMITALQVEREFTKDEILELYLNQIFLGISAYGVEAASQQYFGKSCRELTIAEAATMAGLTRAPNANEPIHNPVNAKTRRDIVLGQMLDPENAFITQAQYDAAMAEDMDASVITPEERLEREKAGEGVWSPSKFKAPYFAEEVRKFIYDKFNKEEVLEQGMEINTTIDMRMQRAAEKALLEALDRFDEKKLAWLTKVGREEEFVPVSGALVCIDNREGSQGFVRAMVGGRDFDTVKFNSATQAKRLIGSSIKPFVWAAAIASGMTPSTIIVDAPYVRVNSAGTVWAPKNFDGKFHGAMPIRQALERSINIVSIKLVEQLGAPYVRSYLEGCGIQTDPQQGLTIALGTPHVTVMEMCSAYSTFANGGKRYSPILITDIKDRDGHTRYDYNANPQVEEAMPADVAFVVNHMLQGVATPFPGGGYSPTGARTHVINRPRGGKTGTTNDSRDAWFAGFTPEFTCVVWLGYADNRPLGEGRDRDGLTFTGGHQAAPVWIEFIKAAEDGMPVKDFAVPDNIEFVEIDRRTGYRGGKYKEAYIKGNGPPSYAAPAPAEEAIVVDEVAPLESL; from the coding sequence ATGGCAGACAAGGCATCCGAGAAAGAGCATCGAGGCACAGTAAACCGTGGCTGCGCGGGGCTTTTTTTCTTTCTCATGCTGATCATGGGCGGGGCCTGGGGCGCGGGCCTTGGCGTTTTCGTGTGGGTGCTGGAAGATGCGAAGACCACGATCGAGGCCTTGGAGGAATTCCGGCCCAACATCGGGAGCAAGGTCTATTCCAGTGACGGCGTCATGCTGGGCCAGTTCACGATTGAGGAGCGCCAGCTTGTCCCGCTGAACGAGATGCCCCTCCACCTGGTCAAAGCATTTCTGGCCACCGAAGACCACACCTTCTACGCGCACAAGGGCGTCCGGCCGGACGCGATTCTGAATGCGGCCTTCCAGGGGCTGCAAACGGGCAATTTTCGAGGTGCTAGCACGATCACCCAGCAGGTCGTCCGCAATATTGAAGATCTTTCCGTCGGCAAGGAAGTTACGCCCGAGCGGAAGATCCGCGAAATGATCACGGCGCTCCAGGTGGAGCGCGAGTTCACCAAAGACGAGATCCTGGAACTCTATCTCAACCAGATTTTCCTCGGCATCAGCGCCTATGGCGTTGAGGCCGCTTCCCAGCAGTATTTTGGCAAGAGCTGCCGCGAATTGACCATCGCGGAGGCCGCCACCATGGCGGGGCTTACCCGCGCGCCCAATGCGAACGAGCCAATCCACAATCCGGTGAATGCGAAAACACGCCGGGATATTGTGCTGGGCCAGATGCTTGATCCCGAGAATGCCTTCATCACCCAGGCGCAGTACGACGCGGCCATGGCCGAAGACATGGATGCCTCCGTCATTACCCCGGAAGAGCGGCTGGAGCGGGAGAAGGCGGGTGAGGGGGTCTGGTCGCCCTCGAAGTTCAAGGCGCCCTATTTTGCCGAGGAAGTGCGCAAGTTCATCTACGACAAGTTCAATAAAGAAGAGGTCTTGGAGCAGGGCATGGAGATCAACACCACGATCGACATGCGCATGCAGCGGGCGGCGGAAAAGGCTCTGCTGGAGGCGCTCGACCGCTTCGACGAGAAGAAGCTGGCGTGGCTCACCAAAGTCGGTCGGGAGGAGGAATTTGTTCCCGTTTCCGGGGCGTTGGTCTGCATCGACAACCGCGAAGGCTCCCAGGGCTTTGTCCGCGCGATGGTGGGCGGGCGCGACTTCGACACCGTCAAGTTCAACAGCGCCACCCAGGCCAAGCGCCTTATTGGCTCCAGTATCAAGCCCTTTGTCTGGGCGGCGGCCATCGCCTCGGGCATGACGCCCTCCACCATCATTGTGGACGCGCCCTATGTGCGCGTGAACAGTGCCGGAACCGTGTGGGCCCCGAAGAATTTCGATGGCAAGTTTCACGGCGCCATGCCCATTCGCCAGGCCCTGGAGCGGTCGATTAACATCGTATCCATCAAGCTGGTGGAGCAGCTTGGCGCGCCCTATGTGCGCTCCTACCTGGAGGGCTGCGGAATCCAGACCGATCCTCAGCAGGGCCTCACCATCGCTCTGGGCACGCCCCACGTCACCGTGATGGAAATGTGCTCGGCCTACTCGACCTTCGCCAATGGCGGCAAGCGCTACAGCCCCATCTTGATCACGGATATCAAAGATCGCGACGGACATACGCGCTATGACTATAACGCCAATCCGCAGGTGGAGGAGGCCATGCCCGCCGATGTGGCCTTCGTGGTAAATCACATGCTTCAGGGTGTGGCTACGCCCTTTCCAGGCGGCGGCTATAGCCCCACGGGCGCCCGCACCCACGTCATCAATCGTCCCCGGGGCGGCAAGACCGGCACGACCAACGACAGCCGCGACGCCTGGTTTGCCGGTTTCACGCCGGAGTTTACATGCGTGGTATGGCTGGGTTATGCCGACAACCGTCCGCTGGGCGAGGGTCGCGATCGCGATGGTCTGACCTTCACGGGTGGCCACCAGGCGGCGCCCGTCTGGATCGAGTTCATCAAAGCGGCGGAGGACGGCATGCCGGTAAAGGATTTTGCCGTGCCGGACAATATTGAGTTTGTCGAGATTGATCGGCGCACGGGCTATCGGGGCGGCAAGTACAAGGAAGCCTATATCAAGGGGAATGGCCCGCCTTCGTATGCCGCGCCTGCGCCGGCCGAAGAGGCGATTGTGGTGGACGAGGTGGCGCCGCTGGAATCGCTGTAG
- a CDS encoding methyltransferase domain-containing protein has translation MLQSMARLPGIGLRIGREIGRRFRRHGARSAWICARVHLQNGTLRLRGRLHSTDRVACPCCGWRGPGFRALDCGQFLVPQVECPHCGAHERHRFLHLFLSRRPPVFMTAPGRILHFAPEASVRRFIDQNPDARCISTDYAKGVYERILHGVDGPLFISDIHHMPLADDVIDGIFCLHVLEHVRDDREAIRNLFRIARPGGEAVLMVPFMMDQTETEEYGAPDPELFDHVRGYSPLDFKDRLAPFDYEEIVPSAMLPPGDVDRYKIPDSQVIYLCRKGGDSNA, from the coding sequence ATGCTGCAATCCATGGCCCGGCTCCCGGGGATTGGTCTCCGGATCGGTCGCGAAATCGGGCGGCGCTTCCGGCGTCATGGCGCCCGATCAGCCTGGATCTGCGCTCGGGTTCATCTCCAGAACGGCACGCTGCGACTGCGCGGCCGCTTGCATTCCACGGACCGCGTGGCGTGCCCCTGCTGCGGCTGGCGCGGCCCCGGTTTTCGCGCCCTCGACTGCGGGCAATTCCTCGTGCCACAGGTGGAGTGTCCCCACTGCGGTGCCCACGAGCGGCACCGCTTTCTCCACCTCTTCCTCTCGCGCCGCCCGCCCGTCTTCATGACCGCACCGGGGCGCATCCTCCACTTCGCGCCGGAGGCGAGCGTGCGCCGATTCATCGATCAGAATCCCGACGCGCGCTGCATCTCCACGGACTACGCCAAAGGCGTCTATGAGCGCATCCTTCATGGGGTCGACGGCCCACTCTTTATATCCGACATTCACCACATGCCACTGGCGGATGACGTGATCGACGGTATATTCTGCCTCCACGTGCTGGAGCACGTGCGGGATGATCGCGAGGCCATTCGCAACCTCTTCAGGATTGCCCGACCCGGCGGGGAAGCGGTACTCATGGTGCCCTTCATGATGGACCAGACCGAGACGGAGGAGTACGGCGCTCCCGATCCGGAGCTTTTTGATCACGTGCGTGGTTATTCGCCGCTGGATTTCAAGGACCGCCTCGCGCCCTTTGACTACGAAGAAATCGTACCGTCGGCCATGCTGCCGCCGGGCGATGTGGACCGCTACAAGATTCCGGACAGCCAGGTGATCTACCTCTGCCGGAAAGGAGGAGACTCAAATGCGTAA
- a CDS encoding aspartate carbamoyltransferase catalytic subunit has protein sequence MSEPRETVWTRKDLIGIEDLSRGEIELILDTAPQFVAVSKRESGIKKVPLLQGRLVVNWFYEPSTRTRTSFELAAKRLSADTLAIAASSSSSVKGETLHDTLANIEAMHSDVIVLRHSAAGAPHILAARHESHIINAGDGRHEHPTQALLDAFTIREHIRRLRQDPEAGLEGVRVAIIGDVEHSRVARSNIMCLNKLGAKVVLCGPATLMPAAVERMGVEVTHNLREAIDGADVIYSLRIQLERQQDGLFPSLREYIRLFRIDTAALAHAKADAIIMHPGPINRDIELSTSVADGARSVILEQVSNGVAIRMAVMHLLVNSGRKGK, from the coding sequence ATGAGCGAACCGCGTGAAACCGTCTGGACCCGCAAGGACCTGATCGGAATTGAGGATCTCAGCCGGGGCGAAATTGAGCTGATCCTGGACACGGCCCCCCAGTTTGTGGCGGTATCGAAGCGTGAGAGCGGGATCAAGAAGGTTCCCCTGCTTCAGGGCCGCCTGGTGGTGAACTGGTTCTACGAGCCCAGCACGCGCACGCGCACTTCCTTTGAGCTCGCCGCCAAGCGCCTTAGCGCCGATACCCTGGCCATTGCGGCGAGTTCGTCTTCTTCGGTGAAGGGTGAAACGCTCCACGATACCCTGGCCAATATCGAGGCCATGCATTCCGACGTGATCGTGCTGCGCCACAGTGCGGCCGGAGCGCCCCACATCCTCGCGGCCCGGCACGAGAGCCACATCATCAACGCGGGCGATGGACGCCACGAACACCCGACCCAGGCCCTGCTGGACGCCTTCACGATCCGCGAACACATCCGGAGACTCCGCCAGGATCCCGAAGCGGGCCTGGAAGGCGTGCGGGTGGCCATTATCGGCGATGTGGAGCATAGCCGCGTGGCCCGCAGCAATATCATGTGCCTCAACAAGCTCGGCGCAAAGGTCGTGCTTTGCGGTCCCGCCACGCTGATGCCCGCCGCCGTGGAGCGTATGGGTGTGGAAGTGACCCACAACCTCCGCGAGGCCATCGACGGGGCCGACGTCATCTATTCCCTGCGTATCCAGTTGGAGCGCCAGCAGGATGGGCTCTTCCCGAGTCTGCGCGAATATATCCGACTTTTTCGTATTGACACCGCGGCCCTGGCCCACGCCAAGGCCGACGCGATCATCATGCACCCCGGCCCGATCAACCGCGATATTGAACTCTCCACCAGCGTCGCCGACGGCGCGCGCAGCGTGATCCTGGAGCAGGTGAGCAACGGCGTGGCCATCCGCATGGCGGTGATGCACCTGCTGGTCAACAGCGGGCGCAAGGGGAAGTAA
- the htpG gene encoding molecular chaperone HtpG has translation MSHTVETFEFQTEARQLLDLMIHSVYSNKDIFLRELISNSSDALDKRRFEGLKDPALLAEGTELHIKIEPDREARTLSIIDNGIGMSRDEVKDLIGTIAKSGTKEFLKKMKESKESSLNAELIGQFGVGFYSSFMAADRVTMITRKAGEEHATRWESAGDGTYTLEAAERDEPGTTVTLHLKAADTEDGLNDYTQEWQIRQIVKQYSDFVAYPIQMDIERTEIERDGDGKPVEGAEEKKVIKTETLNSMKALWLRNKSEVTEEEYNEFYKHISHDWNEPASRIQAKIEGTLEYSLLLYVPSKAPMDLYYHGVRHGVHLYVKRVFIMDDCKELLPDYLRFLRGVVDSEDLSLNISREILQQDRQIERMRKGLVSKVLDFLRKQYKDDRDEFIAFWNEFGRVFKEGVFQDRENQEGILDLCLFWSTNSKEEYTTLAEYIGRMKEGQDAIYYMTGESRAKIEESPHLESFLEKGYEVLILPDPVDEIWAQQVFKHKDHAFKSISKGEVELGTEDERKEAEEKRKEKEKEYQSLLDCLKDKLQEHVKEVRLSNRLTNSAACLVTGASDLSPQLEAMMRQMGQDFPTAKRILELNPKHPLLDKLQRLFDASADDPQLNDYAQLIYGQSILAEGGDLPNPGQFSKLVADLMVKAG, from the coding sequence ATGAGCCATACCGTGGAAACTTTTGAGTTTCAGACCGAAGCACGCCAGCTCCTGGACTTGATGATTCATTCGGTCTATTCGAACAAAGACATCTTCCTTCGCGAGCTGATTTCAAACAGCTCCGACGCCCTGGACAAGCGGCGCTTCGAGGGCCTCAAGGATCCGGCGCTGCTGGCCGAAGGCACCGAGCTGCACATCAAAATCGAGCCGGATCGGGAAGCCCGCACACTGTCCATCATCGACAACGGCATCGGCATGTCCCGGGACGAGGTGAAGGATCTCATCGGCACCATCGCCAAGTCGGGCACCAAAGAGTTTCTCAAGAAAATGAAGGAGAGCAAGGAAAGTTCCCTGAACGCCGAGTTGATCGGCCAGTTCGGCGTGGGCTTCTACTCCAGCTTCATGGCGGCGGACCGCGTGACCATGATCACCCGCAAGGCGGGCGAGGAACATGCCACGCGCTGGGAATCGGCCGGGGACGGCACCTACACCCTGGAAGCCGCCGAGCGCGACGAGCCGGGCACGACGGTGACGCTGCACCTCAAGGCCGCCGATACGGAAGACGGCCTGAACGACTACACCCAGGAATGGCAAATCCGCCAGATCGTCAAGCAGTACTCCGACTTCGTGGCTTACCCCATCCAGATGGACATCGAGCGTACCGAGATCGAGCGTGACGGAGACGGCAAGCCCGTGGAAGGGGCCGAGGAGAAGAAGGTCATCAAGACCGAAACCCTCAACTCCATGAAGGCCCTGTGGCTGCGCAACAAGAGCGAAGTCACCGAAGAAGAGTACAACGAGTTCTACAAGCACATCTCCCATGACTGGAACGAGCCCGCATCGCGCATTCAGGCGAAGATCGAGGGCACGCTCGAGTATTCTCTGCTCCTCTATGTGCCCTCCAAGGCCCCGATGGACCTCTATTACCATGGTGTTCGCCATGGTGTGCACCTCTATGTGAAGCGCGTCTTCATCATGGACGACTGCAAGGAGCTGCTCCCCGACTACCTCCGCTTCCTCCGCGGCGTGGTGGATTCGGAAGACCTCTCGCTCAACATCTCCCGCGAAATCCTCCAGCAGGACCGCCAGATCGAGCGTATGCGCAAGGGCCTCGTCAGCAAGGTGCTCGACTTCCTCCGCAAGCAGTACAAGGATGACCGTGACGAATTCATCGCCTTCTGGAATGAATTCGGCCGCGTCTTCAAGGAAGGCGTCTTCCAGGATCGCGAAAACCAGGAAGGCATCCTCGATCTCTGCCTCTTCTGGTCCACGAACAGCAAGGAAGAGTATACAACCCTCGCTGAATACATCGGCCGCATGAAGGAAGGTCAGGACGCCATCTACTACATGACTGGCGAGTCCCGCGCCAAGATCGAAGAGTCGCCCCACCTCGAGAGCTTCCTGGAAAAGGGCTACGAAGTGCTTATTCTGCCCGATCCCGTGGACGAGATCTGGGCCCAGCAGGTCTTCAAGCACAAGGACCATGCCTTTAAATCCATCAGCAAAGGCGAAGTGGAACTGGGCACGGAAGACGAACGCAAGGAAGCCGAAGAAAAGCGCAAGGAGAAGGAGAAGGAATATCAGTCTCTGCTCGATTGCCTGAAGGATAAGCTGCAGGAGCACGTGAAAGAAGTTCGCCTGTCGAACCGCCTCACCAACTCCGCCGCCTGTCTCGTGACGGGCGCCAGCGATCTTTCGCCCCAGCTCGAAGCCATGATGCGCCAGATGGGCCAGGATTTCCCGACCGCCAAGCGCATTCTGGAGCTCAATCCAAAGCACCCGCTCCTCGACAAGCTCCAGCGCCTCTTCGACGCTAGTGCCGATGACCCCCAGCTCAACGATTACGCCCAGCTCATCTACGGCCAGTCGATCCTCGCCGAAGGCGGCGACCTGCCTAACCCAGGCCAGTTCAGCAAGCTCGTGGCGGATCTGATGGTAAAGGCCGGCTGA
- a CDS encoding dihydroorotase, which translates to MTTVIKNGHVIDPASGISENLDVLFEGATVTKIGKDLNGDITIDATGCIVCPGLVDIHVHFREPGFESKETIETGSRAAARGGFTTVVTMANTKPAIDNAGMVEFVNRRARETACIKIRPGACATKGMQGKEITEMAELKDVGAVAVTDDGKDIPDSGVMRRVLEYAKMVGLPYMAHCEDHDLSRGGAMNEGYTATTLGIPGIPKACEEIAIARNIRLAWMTGAHLHIQHVTTAEGIDTIRHYKRKGVKLTCEAAPHHWALTDDAVRSFNTNAKMNPPLREQIDCDGIIAGIKDGTVDCIATDHAPHTPTEKAQEFADAPFGIIGLETSLARVITDLVEPGHITIERAIELMTVSGSRICDLGAGELKEGGPADICIFDPKAEWLVQESEFGSRSKNSPFIGETLKGLVKYTICDGKTVYQRG; encoded by the coding sequence ATGACCACAGTAATCAAGAACGGCCACGTCATCGACCCCGCCAGCGGCATTTCCGAGAACCTGGATGTCCTCTTTGAGGGCGCTACGGTCACGAAGATCGGCAAAGACCTCAACGGCGACATCACCATCGACGCCACGGGCTGCATCGTTTGCCCCGGTCTGGTGGACATCCATGTCCACTTCCGCGAGCCCGGCTTTGAGTCGAAAGAGACCATCGAGACCGGCAGCCGCGCCGCCGCCCGAGGCGGCTTCACCACCGTGGTGACTATGGCCAATACCAAGCCCGCCATCGACAACGCCGGCATGGTGGAATTCGTCAACCGCCGCGCGCGCGAGACGGCCTGCATCAAGATTCGCCCCGGCGCCTGCGCCACGAAGGGCATGCAGGGCAAAGAAATCACCGAGATGGCCGAGCTGAAAGACGTGGGCGCAGTCGCCGTCACAGACGACGGCAAGGACATCCCCGACAGCGGCGTGATGCGGCGCGTGCTCGAATACGCCAAGATGGTCGGCCTGCCCTACATGGCCCACTGCGAGGATCACGATCTCTCCCGCGGCGGTGCGATGAATGAAGGCTACACCGCCACGACCCTAGGCATCCCCGGCATCCCCAAGGCCTGCGAAGAGATTGCCATCGCGCGCAATATCCGCCTCGCGTGGATGACCGGCGCCCACCTCCATATCCAGCACGTCACCACGGCCGAAGGCATCGACACCATCCGCCACTACAAGCGCAAGGGCGTCAAGCTTACCTGCGAGGCCGCTCCCCACCACTGGGCGCTGACGGACGACGCCGTGCGCTCCTTCAACACCAACGCCAAGATGAACCCGCCCCTGCGCGAGCAGATCGACTGCGACGGCATCATCGCGGGCATCAAAGACGGCACGGTGGACTGCATCGCCACGGACCACGCGCCCCACACGCCCACGGAAAAGGCCCAGGAATTCGCCGACGCCCCCTTCGGTATCATCGGCCTGGAGACGTCCCTCGCCCGCGTCATTACCGACCTCGTCGAGCCCGGCCACATCACCATCGAGCGCGCCATCGAGCTCATGACCGTCTCCGGATCACGCATCTGCGATCTCGGCGCGGGCGAACTCAAAGAAGGCGGTCCGGCGGACATCTGCATCTTCGATCCGAAAGCCGAATGGCTCGTCCAGGAAAGCGAATTCGGCTCACGCAGCAAGAACTCGCCCTTCATCGGCGAGACGTTGAAGGGATTGGTGAAGTACACAATCTGCGACGGGAAGACGGTGTATCAACGGGGGTAG